A segment of the Emys orbicularis isolate rEmyOrb1 chromosome 24, rEmyOrb1.hap1, whole genome shotgun sequence genome:
tgtgtgtgtgtgtgtgtgtgtgtgtgtgaaggtatTAGCTAGTGCTTGTAGATCAAATTgttataataaatgtggcatctttgccttgcCCCCTGAAACGATCCTGTATAGTTTGGTCTGCATAACACGCGTCGCATCCAGGGTCTGCCCGAGCGTAAGCGCCTTGCTGCAGTTACTGAGACTGAATCTATTCACTGCCTGCCCGGGGCCAGAATCTCCTCTcgggcccccccgcccctccgcaTCCAACGCGCGGCCTCCAGGGAAAGTGAACCGAGAGCTGGAGTCGCCCCACTGCCACATCCTCTCCCCATGGAGCCCCCATCCGCTTCCTGCAAAACCAGCAGCCCTGAGGCTTGCCAGGTGAGGGCTCTGCCGTGAACCCCAAGGGGTCCCCCACCACACGCAGCTCCTGTTCCAGACAGGTGCTGCCACGCCAACTCCcacgctccctccccacccccacggcaGGGCgcactctctccctgcccccccgtgcTCCCACCAGTCATCTGACTCCAGCCAACCAAGGTCACAGACCGTGTTGTTCTCACTAAAGCTCCCCACCTGGAGCACCGGAGACACAAGGCAAGAAACCCCCTCAGTACCGCTCCCGGCTGGGGCTGAGATTGTGAACAGGGGGAGGAAAACAATTCCCCCTCCCACGCACGAGGACAATAGATGGAGGTGGGGCCGGACGCTGATGGCTCCCTCATGGCCCAGGACGGTTATCTTCAGACACAGTGCGGtgcaggggtttaaaacagcagAAAGCGGGAAGGCAGATcaaaacaaaggggggggggttgcattaAAATGTTCACAGGAAATAAGGCATGGAGATGACAggctggcggggggtgggggaggggctctagATCACGGTTTTGTCCAGATCCACCTTGACCGGCAGCGGCCCCGCCTCCTCGTTGTCGTCCGCTGGGCAGATGGTGACAGCAATCACAGGGTGCAGAGAAAAGGGGGCCGAGCCATCCAGGTCCTCCAGGTACTCCTTATCGCCGTTAATGCTCAGCGGCTGGAAGAGAGTCATAGCCAGACACCAGGTGACAGGGcgtggctgggggtggagggggctgtggcagcaGAGAGGGGGGACATATCGCGGCAGGGGGCTGGTTTGCACCCATCGGGGACCCATCCCCGAGTCTGTTATCACCACAGCTCCCAGAGTTTCTGGGATTTATTTCCCAACTGGAGCCACGATTTAACCCCTCAAAATAAACCAGTCTCGGGCGCTGCTTGGCTAACGTcacgctgtgaagtgccaaggccCCGGTGTACTGGGGGCATGTGCGAGGATGGGGTATTTTTTTGTGCTTTCCAGGCTCTCCTCCCCACTCAGTGTCACCACCATGCTGCTCTCCACCAGCAGACAGTGCTATGCAGGCCAAGGGTACGAAGTGCCCCCAGCCCACCCGGACGTCCCCCAGTGGGCTGTAGCTGGGCTCAGCGCACGGTCCCGGCTCAGTGGCATCTGCACCTGAGTTTGCCCTAGGATGCCGGCTGGCTCCGTACCTGGGTCTTGATGTGCTGGTCCGGGGCGGTCACTAGGCTGGCACAGCTGAGCCACAACATCACCATGATGGAGAGGAAGAGGCAGGCAGCCAGGATCCAGCGAGGAAGGCCTGAGCGCCTGTAGCACCCCACCACCCCCCGCCAAAGAGAGAGGACAAATTTATGGCTGGGcatcagggtggaggggggcacAAACAGGATTCAGAGCTGGCCGACGAGGGAAGGATTTCCCCTGGCTACCACCAACCTGCCTCCTCCATGGAGCATTCCCTTTGCAGTCTCACCCCTGGCCAAATAACCCCACCCCTCACCAGATAGCCCCGCCCCCGGACCAAATAACCCCACCCCTCACCCAGATGGCCCCGCCCCTGGATCAAATAACCCCACCCCTCACCCAGATGGCCCCACCCCTGGATCAAATAACCCCACCCCTTGCTAGTAACATTTTGCAAGAGTGGTTTATTCTGCAATGGAAatccctatccccacctcactacccccccatcccctttctAGCCCCCTGTCTCTTTTTCTCCCCCCcacatatccctcccccaattTGCCAAGGCTTTTCATTCtgcctctccctctgcccccctcacccctgcGGGGCCAGGCCTGCACCTACTTGGACATGCAGCCCAGGAAGTCGTGCTCTGGTTGTTGGGTCTCCAGGTGCTGGAGCTTGGCTTTGCTCTTTGGCTCTTTCATGGGGGGTTTCTCCAGCTTTTCCTGGGGGCCTGGCAGGACGACACCCAGACCCAAGTGACTCCCCGGCCACAGCAGGCTGGGCACAACCACCCGGGCCCCCAATGAAGCTGGGGCAGCTGCTCGCGTGCCAAGGCCAGGAAGGGGAGGGTAGAAAACGGGGCAAAGAGGACTGCAAGGTCTTGACCTGGCTTACTTGATAGCAGCCTAGAATGAGACCATCCCCCAAAGTCTTAAAATAATGATCACTCCAGGCGTTAAACTAGGCTCCAGGAGGCTGggcacagcccccccagccccccactggaACGTCGCGATGGGGCTGTGACTGGTCAGGAGCCCGTGCGCAGTGAGTTTGGTGGGTTCTCAGTTTGGTTCCCAGCACCCAGGTGTCCACGGCTCAAACCCACCCCCACAGGCCTCGTGCTGGCAGCCTCGGCAGAGGCTGGAGACGGAAGGGGACAGGGCACCTGAGCTGCCTGATGCCCCACCCCAGGTCAGGACTGTGTGTGGAAGCTCCCAGAGTAGGGGGGATGGTCCCAGCTCAGTGGAGGGGGGCATGGGCGGGATGGGCGATCTGCCCCTCGGGTAGAAGAGTGTGTGCATGTACCAGGGGGGCTAATCAGAGGCCACAGGCTCTAGAGAAACCGGCTCAGAGCTGGAAGCactttccagcagctcccagccccctcgcCCCACCTGGCCCAAGCACTGCCCCTTGCTCACCTATGTGGGGCTTCAGGGTGTTAGGACTGGAGACAGGCCAGGACTTCTCCATCAGCTCCGACTTGGGCGCTGGCGCCTCGGGCACCGGGTACTCGATCTccggctgggactgaggggttagGGTTCAACCAGAAACAAAAAGGACCAAAACGCAGTTAGTGACTGAGCCCCAAAACCTCCTGTGGGGGCAGGACTGGCCCATGGGGGGGAAGCACGCGGAATAGTGAGGGCCAGATCCCTCCTGCTGCATTAACCCCCAGAGACAGCCTctcgctgtgtctgggcagcacctcgCACAGTGGGGCCCAATCTCAGGGCCCGTCCTCGGCCGCACCAGATACAAACCACAGCAGTTATTATTGTAGGGACGCAGGACTTGCCACAAATCCTCAGACACTGGTTTGTCAGTCAGCCTGTCTGTCTGGCCATTGTACTTCTCGGGCGCCTGTCACCTCGGCAGTGTCTGAGTGCTGGATGAGACAATCTAGTCTAGCACCAGACCATGACTCCATCTGgtagcccagtatcctacctCCCTGCTGTACCTAATGTGGTGTCCCAGTCCTGGTTCTGGCCAATACCTGATGCTTTGCAGGAAGGCAAATATACCTGGTGACTGGTGAAATGCTCGGCACGGGTGGGATAAGAGGGAACCccttcctgaccccctgcagCACTAGCTTCTGCCCTGAAGCATGGGGTTCCGTGCCCTGTTCCCATAGCCACGCAGGGCCACTGATGACCTCAGCAGCGTGAGCCTGCCCTACCTGGAACACCACCACTTTGCCATCGTCTGCCTGCAGGTAGAAGGTCCAGGTGGAGGAGATGAAGCTCTGGGCAGAGCTGACGATGTCGTTGCAAAAGCTGGAGACCAAGTCAAACATGGAGAAGGACACGGGCTGCAGCTCCAGACTCTGAAAATCAGCAAAGAGAAGAGCACCAGCTCGCTGTGCTGGGAACCTCCGCGTTGtcctgtcccaccccagccccggctctcTAGCGCACAGGAGAGGCCGTTCAGGACTCAAGGCTCTGCTCCAGGGCTCTAAAGCAGGTCTATTGACCAGACCATGCTGAATGACCCACCGCAGCGCTCTTGGCCTTAATGAGCTATGAACCCTCCTGAGAGTGataggatggtctagtggttagagcactagcctagCCCTTGGGAGACCTGGCctcaattctcagctctgccacagagtctCTCTGTGATCTGGGGCAAGTCTCTtagcctctctgttcctcagtttccccacctgtgcaaCGGGGATTACAGCCCTGCACCGCGAGGATTAATCCATTGCCGACATGGAGActctcagatactgcagggaggGGGACAGAAGACAGCTAACCTCCATATCGCCCAGGGCAGTGGCTGGCATGAAATGCGTTCATAGGACTCCGTCTAGGGCCCCCTGCACAAGCACTCGTGCCTTCTCGAAGCACCATTGGCCTCAGCACGAAGGCCGCGAGCTGAGCGGGCCACGGAGATCAGAGTCAACACACactggcaggaggcgctggggataAACGGGGGCTGCGTGGCTGCCAGCCCAGCTCCTTCCACCAGCACTAAACTCACATGAAAATGTTATAAAGAAGAGGAGCTGAGATGCCGAGGGCATTTCTCATCTTGGCAGCTTAGCCATGCCCCGGATTCTTGGCTCTTTGCAAGGTTTGTTATGTTTTAAAGCATCCCTGCTGGAATCTGCTTGGCTGCTCCTTGCCATGGACGTAGAACATTTTCCAAGGCTGGGCATGCCAGAGCCCCTCATACGGTCAGATGAGCAAACAGGAAAGAAATAGGTCAGGTTCTGTAGCTGATTATTGTGCTAAATCTGCTTTGCTTGCTTGCCCAGGAATCCAAAGGAAACATATTTTGGGTGGAATGAATGGAATCAGGGAATGTTTGGAACGCTATCGCCATGGAGCAATCTTGTTTGGGACCTGGCCTTTCACAGAGTTTCATCCACCCATTCTTTCAGGGGAAGCAGGGACAGATGCTTGTCCCCTTTACAGGGACAGCTGCCACTCCGATACAGCCAAGCAACTGAGGCTTCTTTCTCACAAAGAAAAACATTGACCTCTGCCACTGATTCTGTGTTCGGCCTTGGGCATGTCACGGGACCATTTCACACCTAAGTTTCCCCATGTTTAATGCTTGTTACCAGCCTCCCAGGGGTTCATTCATTAATTAGtagaaagcactttgagctcttgGGCTGAGAAGCTATAGAGGCAGCACCGTATCCCCATGCCTGATCCTTGCTCCTTACTGCAGAAAGCCATCCTGCAAAGGTGAAAGCCTCTACCCGAGGCCAAAGGCTAACCCAGTTATTTGGGCAAAAGCTGAATCAATTAAATGTAGGAGGAAAAGAGGCGGAGAAAGGGATAGCCAATCAAAACCCAGGGAGCCTGGAATAATCACAGGTAAGAACCTTCCATCTTGGGAATTCAACACCACCCCCTAGCTTAGCCCAAATCAACGGCAGGCCTAGCACAATGCAATGAACCTGCCGTTTATGATTTGATTTAAATAGCACAACAGCCCTGCACTGGGTGGTTCTGCTTCCAACAGCCCAGACCAACCCACTCCCTGGGCAATGTTATTAGAAGGTTCCCTATAAGCACTGGCGCCATTCACctgtctcctgcatcccaggtaCCTGGTGACCATCAAATGCCCCGAAGGTGTGCCATGCAGGCGGGATTCTCGGAGGGGGAACGACAAGGACATGAAATAAGCAAAGACCCCTTTTTGCTGTCAAATATTTGTAAGTGTTGTTTGCTAATGGGGAATTTTACTGCTGCGTGAGGGGCTGCAAAGACCTGAGATTGCAGGGATTCAAAATGCCCGGCTGCAGAGCGCAGAGCCAGGATAGCGTCTTCCAAAGGGCTGCAGCCATTGGCGTAATGACGCTGCGATGTGGGGGTACGACACACGGCTGCTGCCATGTGGTGGCAAGGGGGACGTGGGGCAATTGAATAAAGGGGGACAGCTGACCAGATGTCTGTGCTTCAGACAGGTGGCCTACGAGGAGTTATCACAGCCGTCTCCATCTTCAGCCAGCTGATCTGCTGAGTgtgcgttggggggggggggaagggagagacgtCGGGAAGGGGAAATGGCAACCAGGATCTACAGTTTTCCTGTTTCTTTcattttacaaaggaagtcagcctcTAGCTGCTACGGCTGGAGCTTCCAAAGGTGAAGTGAGCGTACAGGGTGGAGtgatgcctgcctgagtctgcagcgaGCCTGAAGCAATAGCTCCAAGATGGTCACTGCCCCGTCCATTTCAACCGGTGCTAGCTCAGATCCAACCTCCCTGCTCATCGCAGCATGTGAGGAAGGAGAGGATGGGTCGGACTGTGCAGATCTGCACCAGCATTGCCCAAAATGCGGGCGGGGGATTACCGGCAGGGAGGTGGCATGGTGGAAGATGAATCCGTTCCAATGGAAAAGCCTTTAACCCCAGGGAGAGAGCGACTGACCTCGTCCTCCTGACGGGCAGGCTGAGACACGTTAGACGTGGCTCCACCTAGGCGTCAATGCTGTCCCTGCCCACTAGCTCTCACTGCCTCTGCTGTCCACACAGGGGCCAGGTCAGCTGGGATCGGAACACACAGCGCTGCCTCCTCCTGGGGTCTGAGACAGAACTTGTCTCCCAGTACCTTTAAAATCTAAACAGCCCCAGGGTATCACCCCCTTGGCGTGCGGCTGGGCTCTGTGCAGCAGCCGTACTGGACACCAGAACCACCAGCAAGCTTTAAACCCCAGGTTTGGCCAGGACCGACACTCCCTCCCCGCTGCCAGGCACAGCCAGTCACTCCTCCGAGCCTGTCTGCCGTGGCAGCTGTCAGCACAGATATGTCTGCCGCAGCGGCTCCAGGCTGCCCTGCCTGCGCCCGCGCCACTCTCTCGCCCACGTGTCTGCATGCCCTGGCCCCCAGACCTCTTCCGGGGGGAAGGCCCATCAACAGCCCCTGTGAGACAGCTGCAGAGCAGGATCCATTGCCCCAGCCACTGGAGGGCGAGTATGGATACTCCTGCGCCCAGGCCCTGAGCACGGCTCCCAGGGGAGCAGCCATGTGTCTGCTTGGAGCAGCATGGGGGCCCCGCGTCCCGGGGAGCAGGTACTGACCACACACCCGCAGGACCCTGCAATCCCAGACCAGGCCATCGGCCCTTctagccccacctcctcccgccAATCCCCAGTGCTGCCAAAGGAGACAAAAGCTCCCCACAATGCAGCTGGGCGGAgatgcaaggtgctgtacatggGGCCAAGGAGCGGatttgctcccagcccctgctgctccaggCAGTCTCCTCACGCTCTGCTATAGAGAGGTCTGATCATTGCAGCTTTGCCGTGCGACGGTGAAACAGAGCGTCCAGGGGCCCAGTCTCAGGCGGCCTCTCCCAACGCCCCACAGGGCACGCGGAGGCTGGGGTATCCCAGGGCTCAATCCACCCCAGTGCTCTCAATGCAACACCTCGTGCTGGGGCTGAACGAAATCCAACCCCTCCCCGCTGAGAACAATAAAAGCTGCGTCTGGGTAGCAACGCCCCCTCACCACACGCCCCGGGGTCCTGCCGGGCACAGGGCTAACACCTCACACACTCCCACTGGGTGAAGAAGGATGCGAGGGTCGCGGTGGGGGCTTGCAATCAGTCTGGGGCGGGGGGTCTGGCCCGAGATTGGCTGCGCTGTGGTGCCATCTCCAGACCATCGGTACTGAGGGGCTCTGTCatggctggagcagggactgtatgcgctccaccgggggggggggggggcggagagggttACCACAGCCCCGCAAGGAAGGGAAAACAGCAGGGGGTGATGAAGGCAAATCACTCAGATTACAGGCTTCTGGTCCagcctggattctccagggaccaacagaccgAGAGGGGAGATTTGGCCTGAACAGCCTGAGCTGGGACAGACTCAGGGCTTCATTCTGGTTCCTGATCTCAAGGCtgatatgaacttgtaaccagAGGAAAAGCCCAGTTGTGGGTTTGAGGGACCAACCACTACCAGGGCCCCAGGCTGGAGTCGGGGGCACCTCTCGGTAGAATGCAGGTAGGgccttttattggttttagaggctttctctgtaatgcttttaccctcCAGGATAAATGCGCTTGctgagcaggagctggggggtAACTGGTAACGTGCTGGTCTCAGCCCCC
Coding sequences within it:
- the TMEM59L gene encoding transmembrane protein 59-like → MQRAGMAGRGPLPLPLLCLCLALASAAGSEAPFSPPLGDIGACQQRCGHPPGAARDAVLNACYRGCRLFSICHFVDASAELNTTRAECESACIEAYGSAEEQFGCTTGCRKQLPESQSRKDKSLELQPVSFSMFDLVSSFCNDIVSSAQSFISSTWTFYLQADDGKVVVFQSQPEIEYPVPEAPAPKSELMEKSWPVSSPNTLKPHIGPQEKLEKPPMKEPKSKAKLQHLETQQPEHDFLGCMSKRSGLPRWILAACLFLSIMVMLWLSCASLVTAPDQHIKTQPLSINGDKEYLEDLDGSAPFSLHPVIAVTICPADDNEEAGPLPVKVDLDKTVI